A single genomic interval of Dromiciops gliroides isolate mDroGli1 chromosome 1, mDroGli1.pri, whole genome shotgun sequence harbors:
- the LOC122737401 gene encoding basic proline-rich protein-like: MWGLIQGCSRGEGWAAGQAPGEGHRILATCPGTGTEAPGAAAPSGLLPRPGPAAEPMLFSGIARRRPNDWQLNHRGQELGRRGACLPSPRNCSRRKRQGPGATAWGGGGGGGLHQAPSAHTQPSARQGENSRVEGSRAPPPPSPQPQSPIPGPLQGSSRAIPGIRCPPQNPDDSPPARANPCQTCSRAPGSACGGSGGGARGSAGSRLRVRTGSALGGGGGAESPRAPRARAPRAVPGWPPGPADARPPQPPPRASGAPPPPPAGRRGTSRGQTGRTRAAETPGAPRRRPHPPPRHPSSCQAGVGGRRGATPRAVRLGRPTKATKARAGPSGPGGGLRPAWALCEVGTPTPPSSSSPPAPPPARCPPPAGANKARTRGTKDGPGRTGRGSPALPQAPGPGGGGPAGSAWVRTHPPGRVPRANAPHPAHTRVRASHTPRGARPPYARPPPRAPPPLLAPAPRSPRSLPRVHRSRRRPRAAAAAAPSPGPARPGPAASAPSASARAASARAPRPAPRSAPAHGRPPGAILEAGDVAAARSSPLTHSASREPRAASREPRAAAGRVGRG, from the exons ATGTGGGGATTAATCCAGGGCTGCAGCCGTGGTGAGGGCTGGGCCGCTGGCCAAGCCCCAGGAGAAGGGCACAGGATCCTGGCCACCTGTCCGGGAACAGGTACAGAAGCGCCCGGAGCGGCGGCTCCCTCAGGCCTCCTTCCCCGGCCGGGGCCGGCCGCCGAGCCAATGCTCTTTTCAGGAATCGCTCGGAGACGTCCTAACGACTGGCAGCTAAACCACCGCGGGCAGGAGCTGGGCAGACGCGGGGCCTGTCTGCCAAGTCCCAGAAACTGCTCCCGCAGGAAGCGGCAGGGGCCGGGGGCCACAGCCTGgggcggcgggggcgggggcgggctCCACCAGGCTCCCTCTGCCCACACACAGCCCAG CGCCAGGCAAGGGGAAAACTCCCGGGTGGAGGGCAGCCgggcacccccaccccccagcccccagccccaatCCCCAATCCCGGGGCCTCTCCAGGGATCTTCCCGGGCCATTCCAGGAATCCGGTGCCCTCCGCAGAATCCCGACGACTCTCCCCCAGCCAGAGCTAA CCCGTGTCAAACCTGCTCCCGCGCTCCGGGCTCGGCGTGCGGCGGCTCCGGCGGAGGAGCCCGGGGGTCTGCCGGCTCTCGCCTAAGGGTGCGCACGGGGAG cgcactggggggtgggggtggcgcgGAAAGCCCCCGAGCCCCGCGGGCTCGTGCCCCCCGAGCGGTGCCCGGCTGGCCCCCGGGACCGGCGGACGCccgccccccccagccccccccccggGCCAGCGgcgctcctcccccaccccccgcgGGGAGAAGAGGAACCAGCCGGGGCCAGACGGGCAGGACGCGGGCGGCCGAGACCCCCGGGGCCCCTCGGCGTcggccccaccccccaccccgtcATCCCTCATCCTGCCAGGCGGGCGTCGGGGGTCGGCGCGGGGCCACCCCCCGGGCTGTCAGGCTCGGCCGCCCCACAAAAGCCACAAAGGCCCGGGCCGGGCCGAGCGGGCCGGGCGGGGGGCTCCGGCCGGCCTGGGCCCTTTGTGAGGTGGGCACCCcgacccctccctcctcctcctccccccccgcccctccTCCTGCTCGCTGCCCGCCGCCCGCGGGCGCGAACAAAGCCCGGACCAGGGGCACGAAGGACGGGCCGGGCCGGACGGGCCGGGGGTCCCCAGCGCTCCCCCAGGCCCCGGGGCCAGGGGGGGGCGGCCCCGCGGGGAGCGCGTGGGTCCGGACACACCCCCCGGGTCGGGTCCCTCGCGCTAACGCCCCCCACCCCGCACACACGCGCGTGCGCGCTAGCCACACGCCCCGCGGCGCGCGCCCGCCCTACGCGCGCCCTCCCCCCCGCGCGCCCCCGCCCCTGCTCGCGCCCGCCCCGAGGAGCCCCCGTTCCTTACCTCGTGTGCATCGGTCCCGCCGGCGGCCgcgcgcggcggcggcggcggctccctcgcccggcccggcccggcctgGTCCCGCCGCCTCGGCCCCCTCGGCCTCGGCCCGCGCCGCCTCCGCCCGCGCCCCGCGCCCCGCGCCCCGCTCCGCGCCCGCTCACGGCCGCCCGCCCGGCGCCATCTTGGAGGCTGGTGACGTCGCCGCCGCCCGCTCCTCACCCCTGACCCACAGCGCGAGCCGCGAGCCGCGAGCCGCAAGCCGGGAGCCGCGAGCAGCCGCGGGCCGGGTGGGGCGGGGCTAG